From a region of the Neobacillus niacini genome:
- a CDS encoding LLM class flavin-dependent oxidoreductase: MSIQKKLKFGAIIHGVGGNIAGWRHPDIQADASVSLKFYTNQAQKAEEGKFDLVFIADGLHINEKSIPHFLNRFEPLTILSALAAVTSNIGLVGTLSTSYSEPFNVARQFASLDHISNGRAGWNVVTSPLEKTALNFSKTIEEHPDHAKRYRIAAEYLQVAKGLWDSWEDDAFVRNKETGVFFDSDKLHQLNHRGEFFSVQGPLNIGRSKQGRPLIFQAGSSEAGKDLAAREADAIFTGHPTLSAAREFYQDVKNRAKALGRNPDELAILPGIAPIIGATEEEAERKYQEIANLVSIDKALDYLGRYFEHHDFSQYPLDAPFPELGDLGKNSFQSHTDRIKQQAKAHNLTLRQVALQETTPKPTFIGTPEKVADLIQEWFEGNGADGFIIGSAVPNGLNDFVDFVVPILQKRGLFRTEYEAETLRGNLGIPYPENRYAKKVTTH, encoded by the coding sequence ATGTCTATTCAAAAAAAATTGAAATTTGGCGCTATTATTCATGGGGTTGGAGGAAATATTGCTGGTTGGAGACATCCTGATATTCAAGCAGATGCAAGCGTAAGTTTGAAGTTCTATACCAATCAGGCACAAAAGGCCGAAGAAGGAAAATTCGACTTAGTTTTTATTGCCGATGGCTTGCATATTAACGAGAAATCGATTCCGCACTTTTTAAATCGTTTCGAACCATTAACGATTTTGTCGGCACTTGCAGCCGTTACTTCAAATATAGGACTTGTGGGAACACTGTCTACTTCATATAGTGAACCCTTTAATGTTGCAAGGCAATTTGCATCGCTTGACCATATCAGTAATGGCCGTGCGGGCTGGAATGTTGTTACTTCTCCATTAGAGAAGACGGCATTAAACTTTAGCAAAACAATCGAGGAACATCCTGATCATGCGAAAAGGTACCGAATTGCTGCAGAATACTTGCAAGTTGCGAAAGGACTTTGGGATTCTTGGGAAGATGATGCATTTGTTCGAAATAAAGAAACCGGGGTATTTTTTGATTCAGATAAATTACACCAATTAAATCACAGAGGAGAATTTTTCTCCGTACAGGGACCACTAAACATCGGCAGATCCAAGCAAGGCAGACCATTAATATTCCAAGCTGGTTCCTCGGAGGCAGGAAAAGACCTTGCCGCAAGAGAGGCGGATGCTATATTCACAGGTCATCCAACATTATCAGCCGCACGAGAGTTTTATCAGGATGTTAAAAACAGAGCAAAAGCTTTGGGACGTAATCCAGATGAACTCGCAATCCTTCCAGGGATCGCACCAATTATTGGTGCAACGGAGGAAGAAGCTGAAAGAAAATATCAAGAAATTGCAAATCTAGTATCAATCGATAAAGCTCTAGATTATCTAGGTCGATATTTTGAGCATCATGATTTCTCACAATATCCTCTCGATGCTCCGTTCCCTGAATTAGGAGATTTAGGTAAGAATAGCTTCCAAAGTCATACTGATCGAATTAAACAGCAAGCAAAGGCACATAATTTAACACTTCGACAAGTTGCATTACAAGAGACAACACCAAAACCGACATTTATTGGAACTCCTGAAAAAGTAGCTGATCTCATCCAGGAATGGTTTGAAGGGAATGGCGCTGATGGGTTTATAATTGGTTCAGCGGTTCCAAATGGATTGAATGATTTTGTGGACTTTGTGGTGCCGATTCTTCAAAAACGAGGACTATTTAGAACTGAATACGAAGCTGAAACATTACGTGGTAACCTAGGAATTCCTTATCCAGAAAACCGTTATGCAAAAAAGGTGACAACCCATTGA
- a CDS encoding DUF2325 domain-containing protein: protein MKSLLVIGGDRIGNILKNLEGEGFGEVIHLNGRKKKMVRTDIPRKVDLILVLTDFINHNLTGAIKRRAQEYGIPICFSKRSWCFIREEIKKSQINVNN from the coding sequence ATGAAGTCCCTGTTAGTTATAGGAGGAGATCGTATCGGTAATATTCTTAAAAATTTAGAGGGGGAGGGCTTCGGGGAAGTAATCCATTTAAATGGACGGAAAAAAAAGATGGTTCGCACTGATATACCAAGAAAAGTAGATTTAATCTTAGTGTTAACAGACTTTATCAACCACAATCTCACAGGAGCCATAAAACGTAGGGCACAAGAATATGGGATTCCGATTTGCTTTTCGAAGAGGTCTTGGTGTTTTATACGTGAGGAGATTAAAAAAAGTCAAATAAATGTTAATAATTAG
- a CDS encoding LLM class flavin-dependent oxidoreductase yields MKFVLFDLISNHPNGVSGELLTSQERIQQAIDQAVFAESLGFDGYGVGERHGAPFLSSSPAILLTAIAARTSKIRLLPTVSVLSILDPVRVAEDYATLDHLSGGRLEMMIGKGNDPRHYPLFGIKEEEQWASLAERYDFLKRLWTEENVSWEGTYRPPLYNVTTEPRPFQKQIPIWHGSASSPISTELAAKNGEPIFSSNAFHPMGKYKELIDHYRERLEYYGYDSNKAIVGAGAGSLYLANTTEEAIKRFRPYYDIQMNSDAAKHNQSPFKNLEDHIQHGSALIGSVDLIIEKILKYHQAFGHQVQAIGVGGLSVEEQYEQLDRFAEEVIPVLRREIPSTVWEEEQSTLI; encoded by the coding sequence ATGAAATTTGTATTGTTTGATCTTATAAGTAATCACCCCAATGGTGTGTCGGGTGAATTGTTAACATCACAAGAACGAATTCAACAAGCAATCGACCAGGCTGTTTTTGCTGAATCTCTTGGATTTGATGGCTATGGGGTCGGAGAGCGGCATGGTGCTCCATTTTTATCTTCTTCTCCTGCCATATTGTTAACCGCCATTGCTGCCAGAACGTCTAAGATACGCTTACTGCCTACTGTATCGGTTTTGAGTATTCTCGATCCTGTTCGAGTAGCAGAGGATTATGCCACACTGGATCATCTTTCCGGTGGAAGGTTAGAGATGATGATTGGGAAAGGTAACGATCCACGCCATTACCCGTTATTTGGTATAAAAGAGGAAGAACAATGGGCTTCACTTGCTGAACGATATGATTTTCTGAAGCGCTTATGGACTGAAGAAAATGTCTCATGGGAGGGGACATACCGTCCCCCATTATATAATGTAACGACAGAACCTAGACCGTTTCAAAAACAGATACCCATTTGGCATGGCAGTGCATCAAGTCCAATTTCTACTGAGCTTGCAGCTAAGAATGGGGAACCAATCTTTTCATCAAATGCCTTTCATCCAATGGGTAAATATAAAGAGTTAATTGATCATTACCGCGAGAGGCTTGAATATTATGGATATGATTCGAATAAAGCAATAGTCGGTGCAGGTGCAGGCAGTTTATACTTGGCCAATACAACGGAAGAAGCTATAAAACGTTTCCGTCCCTACTATGATATTCAAATGAATTCAGATGCAGCAAAACATAATCAATCTCCATTTAAGAACCTGGAAGACCACATTCAACATGGTTCAGCATTAATAGGAAGTGTAGATTTAATAATAGAGAAAATTCTTAAATATCACCAAGCTTTTGGACATCAGGTGCAAGCCATTGGAGTAGGGGGCTTAAGTGTCGAAGAACAATATGAACAGCTTGACAGGTTTGCTGAGGAGGTTATACCAGTACTTCGACGAGAAATTCCTAGTACGGTTTGGGAAGAAGAACAATCAACATTGATATAG
- a CDS encoding ABC transporter ATP-binding protein: protein MEKLLDIQHLKVDFTMKDGDLTAIKDVSLHINIGETVCIVGESGSGKSVTSKAIMRLIDYENGKISAGSIVLDGMDLAQLSQKKLRSIRGKKVAMIFQEPMAAFDPVFTIGSQIIETILENKQFTKLQAKERALYLLNRVGISDAALRLNQYPNELSGGMLQRAMIAMALACGPDLLIADEPTTALDVTIQAQILKLLQELKEEFGMSILLITHDMGVAAQMADRIIVMYAGRIVEYATVSQMFELPHHPYTRGLLQSITTIASDRGKKLYSINGSIPGLADLSPGCQFHPRCPFATERCKMESPLLREVNNRHTACWYAEDLVESIDWKQPEGETKNDWHIIKEIVQSDAKHESEPLFTIQELSKFYPFGKKSPFSRNSSYLRAVENVTFTIEKGETFGLVGESGSGKSTLGRVLLQLEKPTSGKVFFQGQDLSKLDAKELRQKRRNMQMIYQDPYGSVNPRWKVGDIIGEPLQVHESLSAKDKVDRVQDLLERVGLNKSSYNLYPHEFSGGQRQRIAIARAIALNPQFILADEAVSALDVSVQAQIVNLLQDLQRERDLTYLFIAHGLNIVRHVSDRIGVMYLGQMVEMATSEILFSQPAHHYTKGLIDSIPIADPTRTRERISIQGEIPSPANPPVGCRFHTRCPAATARCREEQPIFREIHTGHWVACHDPL from the coding sequence ATGGAAAAGCTCCTTGATATTCAACATTTGAAAGTTGATTTTACCATGAAGGATGGTGATCTTACCGCAATCAAAGATGTATCGTTACATATTAACATTGGTGAAACGGTCTGCATTGTCGGCGAGTCTGGGAGCGGCAAGAGCGTTACATCGAAGGCAATCATGAGGCTCATTGATTATGAAAATGGAAAGATATCAGCAGGAAGCATTGTACTAGATGGAATGGACCTAGCCCAACTTTCCCAAAAAAAACTTCGTTCGATTCGTGGGAAAAAAGTGGCGATGATTTTTCAAGAACCAATGGCTGCTTTTGATCCGGTTTTTACGATTGGCAGCCAAATTATCGAAACCATTCTTGAAAACAAGCAATTTACAAAATTGCAGGCGAAAGAACGCGCGCTTTATTTATTGAATCGGGTTGGTATTTCCGACGCTGCATTACGATTGAATCAATATCCGAATGAACTCTCTGGAGGAATGCTGCAACGTGCAATGATTGCGATGGCACTTGCATGTGGTCCTGACCTATTGATCGCAGATGAGCCAACAACTGCACTTGACGTCACAATTCAAGCTCAGATACTGAAGTTACTACAAGAATTAAAAGAAGAGTTTGGTATGTCGATTCTCTTAATCACACACGATATGGGTGTTGCTGCACAAATGGCAGACAGGATTATTGTGATGTATGCAGGAAGAATTGTTGAGTATGCAACGGTATCGCAAATGTTTGAGCTTCCTCACCATCCTTATACACGTGGATTGCTGCAGTCGATTACCACAATAGCTAGTGATCGAGGTAAAAAACTTTACTCTATAAATGGGTCTATTCCAGGATTGGCTGATCTGTCTCCGGGATGTCAGTTTCATCCGCGCTGTCCATTTGCAACAGAACGCTGCAAAATGGAGTCACCACTATTAAGAGAAGTAAATAATCGCCATACGGCATGCTGGTATGCAGAGGACTTGGTAGAATCAATTGATTGGAAACAACCGGAAGGGGAAACAAAAAATGATTGGCACATTATCAAGGAAATAGTTCAGAGCGATGCAAAGCATGAATCTGAACCATTGTTTACTATACAGGAATTGAGCAAATTTTATCCGTTTGGCAAGAAGAGTCCTTTCTCTCGAAATTCTTCCTACTTACGAGCAGTGGAGAATGTGACCTTCACGATTGAGAAAGGGGAGACATTCGGTCTTGTTGGGGAATCTGGAAGTGGAAAATCTACATTGGGAAGGGTTCTATTGCAGTTAGAGAAACCAACGAGTGGAAAAGTATTTTTTCAGGGGCAGGATCTGTCGAAATTGGATGCAAAAGAATTACGTCAAAAGAGAAGAAATATGCAGATGATTTATCAAGATCCATACGGTTCTGTTAATCCCCGTTGGAAGGTTGGAGACATTATAGGTGAACCGCTTCAGGTTCATGAATCGCTAAGTGCAAAGGATAAGGTTGATAGAGTTCAAGATTTATTAGAGCGGGTTGGCTTAAATAAAAGTAGTTATAATCTTTATCCACATGAATTTTCTGGAGGGCAGCGGCAGCGTATTGCCATTGCCAGAGCAATTGCTCTTAATCCTCAGTTTATTTTAGCCGATGAAGCAGTATCTGCTTTAGATGTATCTGTACAGGCACAAATCGTTAATTTACTCCAGGATTTACAGCGGGAGAGGGATTTAACTTATTTATTTATTGCTCACGGCTTAAATATTGTACGACATGTGTCAGATCGTATCGGTGTGATGTACTTGGGACAAATGGTGGAAATGGCAACGAGCGAAATTTTATTCTCGCAACCTGCACACCATTACACAAAGGGTTTAATTGATTCAATACCAATTGCCGACCCTACCCGTACTAGAGAACGAATTTCAATACAGGGGGAAATTCCATCACCAGCAAATCCCCCAGTTGGATGTAGATTTCATACCCGCTGTCCAGCAGCAACGGCACGTTGTCGAGAAGAACAGCCTATTTTTAGGGAAATTCATACGGGGCACTGGGTTGCTTGCCATGATCCGCTATAA
- a CDS encoding ABC transporter permease, which translates to MKEVVNTKTVLHVPKWKFTKQKTNFSVENLFILGAGMIVIFIILCALFPKWIAPYSPTFMDTSLILSPPNSAHWFGTDYFGRDVLSLVIYGSSDSLIIGIASVVIGGLIGGIIGSVSGYFGGIIDVIVMRLIEILMTIPGILLALAIAAALGPGLMNIVLAVAVSSIPGYARVMRGQLMSIKKRKYVEASRSIGTPEWRIFLWHLLPNSWSPLLVMATIGLGTSILIGSGLSFLGLGIIKEIPDWGALLSQGRGYLTVGWWISTFPGLAITLFVLSVNIIGDKLRDTFDPKTSRTR; encoded by the coding sequence ATGAAGGAAGTGGTAAATACCAAAACGGTGCTGCATGTTCCAAAATGGAAATTCACTAAGCAAAAAACAAACTTCTCTGTAGAAAATCTATTTATTTTAGGTGCAGGAATGATTGTGATATTCATTATCTTGTGTGCCTTATTTCCAAAATGGATTGCTCCCTATTCGCCAACCTTTATGGATACATCCCTTATTTTAAGTCCTCCGAATTCAGCACATTGGTTCGGAACTGATTATTTTGGGAGAGATGTTTTAAGTCTTGTCATCTATGGCAGCAGTGACTCTCTTATTATTGGAATTGCTTCCGTTGTAATTGGAGGATTGATTGGCGGAATAATCGGCTCGGTATCCGGTTATTTTGGCGGCATAATTGATGTGATTGTCATGCGGTTAATTGAAATTTTGATGACGATTCCTGGTATTCTTCTAGCGTTAGCCATCGCTGCTGCACTTGGACCAGGATTAATGAATATTGTCTTAGCAGTTGCAGTTTCATCCATTCCAGGTTATGCACGTGTAATGAGAGGACAATTGATGAGTATTAAAAAGCGCAAATATGTTGAGGCTTCTCGTTCCATAGGTACACCTGAATGGAGGATATTTCTTTGGCACCTATTACCAAATTCCTGGTCACCGCTTTTAGTCATGGCGACAATTGGTCTCGGTACCTCCATATTAATTGGATCAGGGTTGAGCTTTCTCGGACTTGGTATCATTAAAGAAATTCCAGATTGGGGCGCGCTTCTTTCACAGGGGCGAGGTTATTTGACTGTAGGCTGGTGGATCTCCACGTTTCCAGGCTTAGCTATTACCCTTTTTGTTCTCTCTGTAAATATAATTGGAGATAAACTTCGAGATACATTTGATCCGAAAACAAGCAGAACTAGATAA
- a CDS encoding ABC transporter permease produces the protein MTLVNKVLLKISTAFVSIIGSSILVFSIIYLLPGDPVLSMIDPSVATPEMVANLRKELGLDQPFYIQFSEYFMNVLQGDFGQSVVNSEPVLPKIVEHFPATLALTITSAVLSVVIGVTFGVLSAIYRNKWIDIIARIIGLFGISMPTFWSGILLILIFSVYLNWLPSIGSDGWKTLVLPSLSLGFVGAGFIIRMVRNSMLDVINEQFIVTLRAKGLSERVVMYRHALRNALIPAITIIGLNIGELLAGTVVIETVFSRQGIGRIVADAIMAKDLPVIQGVVFFSAIVYVVINLLVDLSYSFIDPRVRRAH, from the coding sequence GTGACTCTAGTAAACAAGGTATTATTGAAAATCTCGACTGCATTTGTATCGATTATAGGCTCCTCAATCCTTGTCTTTTCCATCATCTATTTGCTTCCAGGGGATCCAGTGCTTTCTATGATTGATCCCTCAGTTGCAACACCTGAAATGGTCGCGAATTTACGCAAGGAATTGGGGCTCGACCAGCCGTTTTACATTCAATTCTCAGAATATTTCATGAATGTACTTCAAGGTGATTTTGGTCAATCTGTAGTGAATAGTGAACCAGTACTGCCAAAGATAGTAGAACATTTTCCAGCCACACTGGCCTTAACGATTACTAGCGCGGTATTATCTGTTGTCATTGGAGTTACGTTTGGTGTTCTATCGGCCATTTATCGTAATAAATGGATTGATATTATCGCTCGTATCATCGGATTATTTGGTATATCAATGCCGACTTTTTGGTCGGGGATTTTACTTATTCTTATATTTTCTGTCTATTTAAACTGGCTGCCTAGCATAGGGTCTGATGGTTGGAAAACATTAGTGCTGCCATCCCTTTCATTGGGTTTTGTGGGGGCGGGCTTTATCATTCGGATGGTGCGTAACAGCATGCTTGATGTGATTAATGAGCAATTTATTGTTACTTTGCGTGCTAAGGGTCTTTCGGAACGGGTCGTTATGTATCGTCATGCCCTTCGCAACGCACTTATTCCTGCCATAACCATCATTGGACTAAATATCGGGGAACTATTGGCCGGTACAGTTGTTATTGAAACGGTATTCTCAAGACAGGGGATTGGTCGAATTGTAGCAGATGCCATTATGGCTAAAGACTTACCTGTCATACAAGGTGTTGTCTTCTTCAGTGCTATTGTTTATGTGGTGATTAATCTTTTAGTTGATTTATCGTATTCATTCATTGACCCACGGGTAAGAAGAGCTCATTAA
- a CDS encoding ABC transporter substrate-binding protein, whose translation MALLLLLSGCANSASTKNSSAETNEKADAQPKQGGELTYALATSPDSLDPHRSGLAVAGRVFRTIFDNLVIQAEDGTIQPWLATEWTVSEDGKSYIFQLREDVKFHDGTPFNAEAVKFSFDRIIDPKTKSGNALSLLRPYVSSEVLEEYTIKINLATPSAAFLSNISQNQLGIVSPTAVEKYGDQFGKNPVGTGPFKFVNWTENADIQVEKNSDYNWGPSNVENKGKPYLDKISFKIVPEEATRIGSVQSGQVLAAETVPPQNIATLKNDPKTQLLTVNTIGLPYTLFFNQRKEPWNNVKARQAVQLAIDVDSIVKTLYLGTYERSWSPLTPGIVGYDKSLEGSVKVDIDKANKILDELGYEKGSDGIRVKDGKQLTLNYVDGSPNREKRNDIAVIVQQQLKRIGIKVEINITKDVASVIYTNADYDLYGNSQVNSDPNALRAIYHTRTPEEEAVFKGLPGGSDTELDQLLEQGTSELDQAKREEIYKKAQQKIIKDAWIIPIYVFPYTVAASKTVNGITFDALGYPLFNDVSIE comes from the coding sequence ATGGCGTTATTGCTTCTGTTATCTGGTTGTGCAAATAGTGCTAGTACAAAAAATAGTTCAGCAGAAACAAACGAAAAGGCCGATGCACAACCTAAACAAGGTGGGGAATTAACCTATGCTCTCGCAACATCTCCCGATTCACTTGATCCGCATCGAAGCGGTTTAGCCGTAGCGGGACGTGTATTCCGAACCATTTTTGATAACTTAGTTATTCAAGCAGAGGATGGTACCATCCAGCCATGGCTGGCAACGGAATGGACGGTTTCGGAGGATGGAAAAAGTTATATATTTCAATTGCGCGAAGACGTGAAATTTCACGATGGGACCCCCTTTAACGCTGAGGCTGTAAAATTCAGTTTTGATCGTATTATTGATCCAAAAACAAAATCAGGAAATGCACTAAGTCTTCTTCGACCTTACGTGTCTTCAGAAGTTTTAGAAGAGTATACGATAAAAATTAACCTTGCAACGCCTTCTGCTGCATTCTTAAGTAACATAAGTCAAAACCAGCTCGGGATTGTTTCACCGACTGCGGTAGAAAAATATGGTGATCAGTTTGGTAAAAACCCAGTGGGGACTGGACCATTTAAATTTGTTAATTGGACAGAAAATGCCGACATTCAAGTTGAGAAAAATAGTGATTACAATTGGGGACCTTCTAACGTAGAAAACAAAGGAAAACCTTACTTGGATAAAATTAGCTTTAAAATTGTTCCGGAAGAGGCAACACGAATTGGCAGTGTGCAAAGCGGACAGGTGCTTGCGGCTGAAACAGTACCACCACAAAATATTGCTACCTTAAAGAATGATCCTAAAACACAATTACTAACTGTAAACACAATAGGCTTGCCATATACACTCTTTTTCAATCAAAGAAAAGAACCTTGGAATAATGTAAAGGCGCGTCAAGCTGTTCAACTTGCAATTGACGTTGATTCGATTGTGAAGACATTATACTTAGGCACATACGAAAGGTCATGGTCACCGCTGACCCCTGGGATAGTAGGATATGATAAATCACTCGAAGGCAGTGTGAAAGTCGATATTGACAAGGCTAATAAAATTCTTGACGAGCTCGGTTATGAAAAGGGTTCAGATGGTATTCGTGTAAAAGATGGTAAGCAGCTTACATTGAATTATGTAGACGGATCACCTAATCGTGAGAAACGAAATGATATTGCTGTCATTGTCCAGCAGCAGTTAAAAAGAATTGGAATCAAGGTTGAGATTAACATTACAAAAGACGTTGCGTCGGTAATCTATACGAACGCTGATTACGATTTATATGGAAACAGCCAAGTTAATTCTGATCCAAATGCGCTTCGTGCGATCTACCATACACGAACACCAGAGGAGGAAGCTGTTTTTAAAGGATTACCTGGAGGTTCTGACACAGAATTAGACCAGTTGCTAGAACAAGGAACTTCAGAGCTTGACCAGGCAAAGCGTGAAGAAATTTATAAAAAAGCGCAGCAAAAAATTATTAAAGATGCTTGGATCATTCCAATTTATGTATTTCCATATACGGTTGCTGCATCTAAAACAGTAAATGGTATTACATTCGATGCATTAGGCTATCCATTATTCAATGATGTAAGTATTGAATAA
- a CDS encoding LLM class flavin-dependent oxidoreductase, which translates to MSYKLSILDQSPIFPGSTAFNALQNTVRLAQKAEEWGYSRFWVSEHHHTDQLAGSSPEVLISYILARTNTIQVGSGGVMLQHYSPYKVAENFHVLSTLAPGRVDLGIGKAPGGLPLSTKALQYGAVNDGKDFSERLSFLNELIENSVDSEHPLTGIQATPIPEKKPEIFLLGASVNSAQLAAEQGISFVFAKFINSDARVIEQAAKVYREGFPNGRFIISLAVIAASTQSEAKQLAGDRKIVKVHLESGRSVTLQTIEQAKVFGKQSGEPFEITEQKADIVAGTPDYVNDILEKLYRTYQVDEFIIHTPVEKEEERIKSFQLLSPRNTNRNTGKEIRGEFPYIASRIFLNQ; encoded by the coding sequence ATGAGCTATAAGCTAAGTATTTTAGATCAAAGTCCCATTTTTCCAGGGAGCACGGCTTTTAATGCGTTACAGAATACCGTTCGATTGGCTCAAAAAGCAGAAGAATGGGGCTACTCACGTTTTTGGGTATCAGAGCATCACCATACAGATCAATTGGCAGGTTCCTCTCCTGAGGTGTTAATTTCGTATATTTTAGCTCGAACAAATACAATTCAAGTAGGTTCAGGGGGCGTTATGCTTCAGCATTATAGCCCTTATAAGGTGGCTGAAAACTTCCATGTCTTATCAACTCTCGCTCCGGGAAGAGTGGATCTAGGAATTGGTAAAGCACCAGGTGGGCTTCCATTATCAACAAAGGCGCTCCAGTATGGCGCCGTTAATGATGGAAAGGACTTTTCTGAACGGCTATCTTTTTTAAACGAATTAATTGAAAATTCCGTTGATTCCGAACACCCTCTTACTGGAATTCAAGCAACACCGATTCCTGAGAAAAAACCTGAAATTTTTTTACTTGGTGCAAGTGTTAATAGTGCTCAGCTTGCGGCGGAACAGGGGATATCATTTGTATTTGCAAAATTTATTAATAGTGATGCAAGGGTAATTGAACAGGCAGCAAAGGTTTATCGTGAAGGTTTTCCAAATGGAAGATTCATCATCTCCTTGGCTGTTATAGCTGCTTCAACTCAATCAGAAGCTAAACAACTGGCAGGAGACAGAAAAATAGTTAAAGTCCATCTCGAGAGCGGTCGCTCTGTAACGTTACAAACTATTGAGCAAGCAAAAGTGTTTGGGAAGCAGTCGGGAGAACCATTTGAAATTACAGAACAAAAAGCAGACATTGTGGCTGGAACCCCTGACTATGTAAATGATATTTTAGAAAAACTTTATCGAACGTATCAGGTGGATGAATTTATTATACATACACCGGTAGAAAAAGAAGAAGAAAGAATTAAATCATTTCAGTTGTTAAGCCCGCGTAACACGAATCGAAATACGGGAAAAGAGATTAGAGGAGAGTTCCCATATATTGCTAGTAGAATATTTTTAAACCAGTGA
- a CDS encoding LysR family transcriptional regulator, translating into MNIDHLEAFMYVVHLESVHKAAEALYLSQPTVTARIKTLERDLGIELFLRNGRSLTISEEGKAFIPYAEQIIGTYQQGKKRLKKEDNPDEIVIGANIITSQYFIPFALPFLKKANPQLRFKFHSATNDVLLDKLLQKQVDIAFMKDVTHRGIQKLELLNNSVRLVVYPGHSFQSLENLSVQQLASEPMVFFECGAFDWNRIHKLFEMANVIPRIEFLVDHLEVAKSIILSGNGIGFLPYLCMKDELERGSLIEVDVSHILQINQHIFATHLNNGFMYPELWNDILRSVREFEKERDLTFI; encoded by the coding sequence ATGAACATTGATCATCTTGAAGCATTTATGTATGTAGTACATTTGGAGAGTGTTCATAAAGCAGCTGAAGCACTATATTTATCACAGCCAACCGTTACTGCGAGAATCAAAACGCTAGAACGGGATCTTGGGATCGAATTGTTTTTACGTAATGGAAGAAGTTTAACAATATCTGAGGAAGGTAAAGCTTTTATCCCTTACGCGGAGCAAATTATTGGTACCTATCAACAAGGGAAGAAGCGATTGAAGAAGGAAGATAATCCGGATGAAATTGTGATTGGGGCTAATATTATCACATCACAATACTTTATTCCTTTTGCGCTTCCTTTCTTGAAGAAAGCAAATCCTCAATTACGATTTAAATTTCATTCAGCGACAAACGATGTATTACTCGATAAACTACTACAGAAGCAGGTTGATATCGCCTTTATGAAGGATGTTACTCATCGTGGAATACAAAAGCTTGAGCTTCTAAACAATTCTGTCCGCTTGGTCGTTTATCCTGGACATTCCTTTCAATCCCTAGAGAACTTATCTGTTCAGCAGTTAGCCAGCGAACCTATGGTTTTTTTCGAATGCGGCGCTTTTGACTGGAATCGGATCCATAAATTATTTGAGATGGCAAATGTTATTCCTCGTATAGAATTTTTAGTCGACCATCTTGAAGTAGCAAAATCTATTATTCTAAGTGGAAATGGCATAGGTTTTTTACCATACCTGTGCATGAAAGATGAGCTTGAGAGAGGCAGCCTAATTGAAGTAGATGTTTCTCATATTCTTCAAATTAACCAGCATATTTTTGCCACACACTTGAATAATGGATTTATGTACCCCGAGCTCTGGAATGATATTCTTCGGTCTGTTAGAGAATTTGAGAAGGAAAGGGACCTGACTTTTATTTAA